One segment of Sphaerodactylus townsendi isolate TG3544 linkage group LG17, MPM_Stown_v2.3, whole genome shotgun sequence DNA contains the following:
- the LOC125424562 gene encoding immunoglobulin superfamily containing leucine-rich repeat protein-like, producing the protein MDLLFCLVAAFLVAEARACPEVCVCVARKNYSRHIADCSYQDLHAVPTSLPSNTTTLTLSVNHITSLGENSFKGLVSLQGLWLTYNDISHVGKGTFGSLAPLKNLDLSHNQMMDFPWWDLQNLTALELLKLSNNRLEKVPLEAFSTLKHLRSLWLNDNRLTVLFEGTFDSTPFLSLLQINNNPFNCSCKVWWLKQWIESSSVSTPEKDSIMCDSPKNLKGLTLGRNLNLDCSLPSVQLTYQSSLDNSVLHDGLSLLLDCRAVGKPQPEIRWKIQASGQTVAINGPNVDEEGDNWLAGARSEESPEHFLVFKNGSMAISKFSKADEGVYTCQAVNDVGSREVSVNVALSSSENFAHDLQNNIQASKPRDKSCDMEELPKSEEKIVVIYLTPTVSKTTTNRGILWEPWLWGSMFAVLLLGLYT; encoded by the coding sequence ATGGACCTGTTGTTCTGCTTAGTGGCTGCCTTTCTGGTTGCAGAGGCTCGAGCCTGCCCAGAGGTCTGTGTCTGCGTGGCAAGGAAGAACTACAGCCGACATATAGCAGACTGCTCTTACCAAGACCTCCATGCCGTCCCTACCAGCTTACCCTCCAATACCACAACCCTGACATTGTCTGTCAATCACATCACCTCCCTCGGGGAAAACTCCTTCAAGGGCCTTGTGAGTCTACAGGGGCTGTGGCTGACCTACAATGACATCAGCCACGTCGGGAAGGGGACCTTTGGTTCCCTGGCACCGCTGAAGAACCTGGACCTcagccacaaccagatgatggacTTCCCCTGGTGGGACCTGCAAAACCTCACCGCTCTGGAATTGCTGAAGTTGAGCAACAACCGGTTGGAGAAGGTTCCCTTGGAGGCCTTCTCCACGCTGAAGCACCTGAGGTCTCTCTGGCTCAATGACAACAGGCTGACTGTCCTCTTCGAGGGGACTTTTGACTCAACGCCTTTCCTGTCCTTGCTGCAGATCAACAACAATCCGTTCAATTGCTCCTGTAAGGTCTGGTGGCTGAAGCAGTGGATCGAGAGTTCTTCAGTCTCCACCCCAGAGAAGGACTCCATCATGTGTGACAGTCCTAAGAACTTGAAAGGTCTCACCCTTGGAAGAAACCTGAATCTGGATTGCTCGCTCCCGTCTGTGCAGCTGACGTACCAATCCAGCCTCGACAACTCTGTCTTGCACGACGGACTCAGTCTTCTGTTGGATTGCAGGGCGGTGGGTAAGCCGCAGCCGGAGATCAGGTGGAAAATCCAGGCGTCCGGTCAAACCGTCGCGATCAACGGGCCAAACGTAGACGAGGAAGGGGACAACTGGCTTGCAGGCGCAAGATCCGAGGAGAGCCCGGAGCATTTTCTGGTCTTCAAGAATGGCTCCATGGCCATCTCGAAGTTCAGCAAAGCAGACGAAGGCGTCTACACCTGCCAGGCTGTCAATGACGTCGGGTCTCGGGAGGTCTCGGTCAACGTGGCTTTGAGCAGCTCGGAAAACTTTGCGCACGATCTCCAGAACAACATCCAAGCCAGCAAGCCCCGAGACAAGTCCTGTGATATGGAGGAGCTTCCCAAGTCTGAAGAAAAGATCGTGGTCATCTACCTTACGCCCACAGTATCAAAGACTACCACCAACAGAGGAATCCTTTGGGAGCCCTGGCTGTGGGG